One window of Anaerolineales bacterium genomic DNA carries:
- a CDS encoding 4Fe-4S binding protein: MKEILLPNMNRIELTRIPFIKNTLKSRYPQLAVFIVMLVGYIFAILAGLIGTPVGSHNFSIVFVWIAWWAILILVAVPFFGRGWCAVCPIPLPGEWLQRGAILAPPDKRPKWLNLRVPKMFRNIWMQNISFLLLALFSSALLTTPNITGIVLAAMLFVAIGLSAIFERRAFCRYLCPVGGFIGLYSQTAPIELRIKDKQVCVKCVGKPCYNGSDAGYGCPWDVFPGGMTKNTYCGLCMECIRTCPHDNIAVNLRPFSADLAKPTARLDEAFKAFIMFGAAMIYAGVLLGPWGTLKDAAYNVGTGAWFMYAVIFLAIIFIVLPGLFTLGIMTTKGRQSLKQRFMSLSTALIPLGLMFWVAFSLSFVLTNASYILAALSDPLALGWNLFGTANAAWQPMLTTILAPAQTLALVVGLVWSARTAQKVNEAGTSTIPVIVYCFVATSIMLWLLL, from the coding sequence ATGAAAGAAATATTGCTTCCTAACATGAACCGCATCGAACTTACCCGTATCCCTTTTATAAAGAACACTCTCAAAAGCCGTTACCCGCAATTGGCAGTCTTTATCGTCATGCTGGTCGGTTACATCTTTGCCATCCTTGCGGGACTCATCGGAACGCCTGTCGGCAGTCACAACTTCAGCATTGTCTTTGTTTGGATCGCGTGGTGGGCGATCCTCATTCTCGTCGCGGTCCCCTTCTTCGGACGCGGCTGGTGCGCGGTCTGTCCGATCCCGCTTCCAGGGGAATGGCTGCAACGCGGCGCGATCCTTGCCCCGCCAGATAAACGACCGAAATGGTTGAATCTCCGTGTGCCAAAAATGTTCCGCAATATCTGGATGCAGAACATTTCGTTTCTCCTTCTGGCTCTCTTTAGCAGTGCCCTGCTCACTACCCCAAACATCACTGGCATTGTCCTGGCTGCCATGCTCTTTGTCGCAATCGGACTGAGCGCCATCTTCGAGCGCCGCGCCTTCTGCCGTTATCTCTGTCCCGTGGGTGGATTCATCGGCTTGTATTCACAAACCGCGCCCATCGAACTACGCATCAAAGATAAACAAGTTTGCGTGAAGTGTGTGGGCAAGCCCTGCTACAACGGCTCGGACGCGGGCTACGGCTGTCCGTGGGATGTCTTCCCCGGCGGCATGACCAAGAACACCTATTGCGGACTTTGTATGGAATGTATCCGCACCTGCCCGCACGACAATATCGCGGTCAACCTACGCCCTTTCTCTGCTGACCTTGCCAAACCGACAGCGCGACTCGACGAAGCCTTCAAAGCCTTCATTATGTTTGGCGCCGCCATGATCTACGCGGGCGTGTTGCTTGGTCCGTGGGGCACACTCAAAGACGCGGCATACAACGTCGGTACAGGCGCATGGTTCATGTATGCAGTAATTTTTCTTGCGATCATCTTTATCGTCCTGCCTGGGCTTTTCACTTTGGGGATTATGACAACCAAAGGCAGGCAATCTCTCAAACAACGCTTCATGTCTCTTTCCACTGCTCTCATCCCACTGGGACTCATGTTCTGGGTTGCTTTCAGTCTATCCTTCGTTCTAACAAATGCTTCTTACATTCTCGCCGCATTGTCCGATCCGCTGGCGCTTGGCTGGAATTTGTTTGGCACCGCAAATGCCGCATGGCAGCCCATGCTCACCACGATCCTTGCGCCCGCGCAGACACTCGCTCTGGTCGTAGGATTGGTCTGGTCGGCGCGAACAGCCCAAAAGGTGAATGAAGCGGGGACGTCCACAATCCCTGTCATCGTCTACTGCTTCGTCGCCACATCCATCATGCTATGGTTATTGCTATGA